One genomic region from Arthrobacter sp. FB24 encodes:
- a CDS encoding DUF1761 domain-containing protein, translated as MIPEINIWAVVLATLSSMVVGSVWYTPKVFGNYWMKLAKVTPSGDAKDAVKPILITLVVSFVSALVLAGSAAISQHFYGGNFLANTLITAVILWAGFTASRFITHDAFDGRPAALTVLNCAHELVTLVVMGLIIGLFGISAA; from the coding sequence TTGATTCCGGAAATCAACATCTGGGCCGTAGTACTGGCCACCCTGTCCAGCATGGTGGTGGGCTCGGTCTGGTACACCCCCAAGGTCTTCGGCAACTACTGGATGAAGCTCGCGAAAGTCACCCCGAGCGGGGACGCCAAGGACGCCGTCAAGCCCATCCTGATCACGCTGGTGGTCAGCTTCGTCAGCGCCCTGGTCCTTGCCGGATCGGCCGCCATTTCCCAGCACTTCTACGGCGGCAACTTCCTGGCCAACACCCTGATCACGGCCGTCATCCTGTGGGCCGGCTTCACCGCATCACGCTTCATCACCCACGATGCATTCGACGGCCGGCCCGCCGCCCTGACCGTCCTGAACTGCGCGCACGAACTGGTCACGCTGGTGGTTATGGGCCTCATCATCGGACTCTTCGGCATCAGCGCAGCCTAG
- a CDS encoding MarR family winged helix-turn-helix transcriptional regulator encodes MGNPLPRDPIADAQRNWERHGWGDVAAPMAAITAIMRTQQILLARIEGVLKPFGLTFARYELLALLSFARSGALPMNKASALLQVHPTSVTNAVDRLQDAGLVVRSPHPTDGRTTLIELTAEGRTLAKSATAALNSEVFGQSGFAGQDVEQLIRILGNFRRNAGDFAD; translated from the coding sequence ATGGGAAACCCGCTCCCGCGCGATCCCATCGCCGATGCCCAGCGCAACTGGGAACGGCACGGCTGGGGCGACGTTGCCGCGCCCATGGCTGCCATCACGGCCATCATGCGCACCCAGCAGATCCTGCTGGCCCGGATCGAGGGAGTGCTCAAGCCCTTCGGCCTGACGTTCGCCCGCTACGAACTCCTGGCACTGCTGAGTTTCGCCCGCAGCGGCGCGCTGCCCATGAATAAGGCAAGCGCGCTCCTGCAGGTCCACCCCACCTCGGTGACAAACGCCGTCGACCGCCTCCAGGACGCAGGCCTGGTGGTCCGCTCCCCGCATCCGACGGACGGCCGTACCACCCTGATCGAGCTCACCGCCGAGGGACGCACCCTGGCCAAAAGTGCGACGGCGGCGCTCAACTCCGAGGTGTTCGGCCAGTCCGGTTTCGCCGGCCAGGACGTGGAGCAGCTGATCAGGATCCTGGGAAATTTCCGCCGGAACGCCGGCGACTTCGCCGATTGA
- a CDS encoding AMP-binding protein — protein sequence MTVTDDFRAARDRLLALHEDYDQARDEFQWPRFEEFNFALDWFDQIAADPATGAKPALVIVEQDGSATRRSFAELAARSNQVANWLRSQGVRRGDRMIIMLGNQVELWELMLAGIKLGIVLIPTTTLMGPADLADRVERGEAGWAAVGSSNIGKFSGVPGNYKLIEIADGGNAAEAAAETTAGVARYADADGAPTDFTPDAPTKADETLLLYFTSGTTSKAKLVEHTHTSYPVGHLSTMFWIGMGPGDVHLNVASPGWAKHAWSNVFTPWIAEACVFIYNYSRFDAKALMEQMDREKVTSFCAPPTVWRMLIQADLTLLKNPPTKVVSAGEPLNAEVIDQVHRAWGQTIRDGFGQTESTVQIANTPGQPIKIGAMGKPLPGYDVVLVDPATGEEADDGELCLRLDPRPVGLMKAYYGDPEKTADAFRDGYYHTGDMASRDERGIITYVGRGDDVFKSSDYRLSPFELESVLIEHPAVAEAAVVPSPDALKLSVPKAFVVLAAGHQPGPELAEDILRYCRDHLAPFKRIRRLEFAELPKTISGKIRRVELRHSEELRHGGGPLPEGLGVEYSESDFPGLKS from the coding sequence ATGACAGTCACCGACGACTTCCGGGCCGCGAGGGACAGGCTTCTGGCCCTCCACGAGGACTACGACCAGGCGCGGGATGAGTTCCAGTGGCCACGCTTTGAAGAATTCAACTTCGCCCTCGACTGGTTCGACCAGATCGCGGCCGACCCCGCCACGGGCGCCAAGCCCGCCCTGGTGATCGTGGAGCAGGACGGCAGCGCTACCCGGCGGAGCTTCGCGGAGCTGGCCGCGCGCTCCAACCAGGTTGCCAACTGGCTAAGGAGCCAGGGCGTTCGCCGCGGCGACCGGATGATCATCATGCTGGGCAACCAGGTGGAACTGTGGGAACTCATGCTGGCCGGCATCAAGCTGGGCATCGTGCTGATTCCCACCACCACCCTGATGGGGCCGGCGGACCTGGCGGACCGGGTTGAACGCGGCGAGGCGGGCTGGGCCGCCGTCGGAAGTTCCAACATCGGCAAGTTTTCCGGCGTCCCGGGCAACTACAAACTGATCGAAATCGCCGACGGCGGCAACGCCGCCGAAGCTGCCGCCGAAACGACGGCAGGTGTTGCCCGGTACGCGGACGCTGACGGTGCCCCGACAGACTTCACGCCGGACGCACCTACCAAAGCGGACGAAACCCTGCTCCTCTACTTCACGTCCGGGACCACGTCCAAAGCCAAGCTCGTGGAGCACACGCACACGTCCTACCCCGTGGGCCACCTGTCCACCATGTTCTGGATCGGCATGGGACCCGGCGATGTGCATCTCAACGTCGCTTCGCCCGGCTGGGCCAAGCACGCGTGGTCCAACGTCTTCACGCCCTGGATCGCCGAGGCCTGCGTGTTCATCTACAACTACAGCCGGTTCGATGCCAAGGCCCTCATGGAGCAGATGGACCGCGAGAAGGTCACCAGCTTTTGCGCCCCGCCCACGGTGTGGCGGATGCTGATCCAGGCCGACCTCACCCTGTTGAAGAACCCGCCCACCAAGGTGGTGTCCGCCGGCGAGCCGCTCAACGCCGAGGTGATCGACCAGGTGCACCGCGCCTGGGGCCAGACCATCCGGGACGGCTTCGGCCAGACCGAATCCACCGTGCAGATCGCCAACACGCCCGGCCAGCCGATCAAGATCGGCGCCATGGGCAAACCCCTGCCCGGTTATGACGTGGTCCTTGTGGACCCGGCAACGGGAGAAGAGGCCGACGACGGCGAGCTGTGCCTGCGACTGGACCCGCGCCCTGTGGGCCTGATGAAGGCCTACTACGGCGACCCGGAGAAGACTGCGGACGCCTTCCGCGACGGCTACTACCACACGGGCGACATGGCCAGCCGGGACGAGCGCGGCATCATCACCTACGTGGGCCGCGGCGACGACGTCTTCAAGTCCTCCGATTACCGGTTGTCCCCGTTCGAGCTGGAAAGCGTCCTGATCGAGCACCCGGCGGTGGCCGAGGCCGCCGTCGTTCCCTCCCCCGATGCGCTGAAACTGTCGGTTCCGAAAGCGTTTGTGGTCCTTGCCGCCGGGCACCAGCCCGGCCCCGAACTTGCCGAGGACATCCTGCGCTACTGCCGCGACCATCTGGCTCCGTTCAAGCGCATCCGGAGGCTGGAATTCGCGGAACTGCCCAAGACCATCTCGGGCAAGATCCGGCGCGTGGAGCTCCGGCACAGCGAGGAGCTGCGGCACGGCGGCGGCCCGCTCCCGGAGGGCCTGGGCGTCGAGTACTCGGAGTCGGATTTCCCGGGTTTGAAAAGTTAG
- a CDS encoding acyl-CoA dehydrogenase family protein — MYIVDLLPAGERSRYLEVREFLQSRIRAASIEYWNREEFPFGLLAEMGKFGLGGLQTDGTSALFKGLMYVEVARADVSLSALVGIHNELIVGMIDELGSEAQKQRWLPGLKAFTQLGAFALTEPDHGSDIAGGLETSARLERGEWVINGAKRWIGAGTIADFALVWARDEADRQIKGFIVETDRPGYSATKISNKIGLRIMQNADIVLDEVRIPESNLLPGATDFSKANDLLRDSRAWVGWQCAGIQLAAFDVARAYALERKQFGKELARFQLIQQQLAEILGNASASLALMAQLARIQQDGKLEMVQAAMAKSTTTRLARASVAMGRSLMGGNGISSDYEMGKLFGDAEILYTYEGSYEINSLIVARAVTGKSAFV; from the coding sequence ATGTACATCGTGGATTTGCTGCCGGCGGGGGAGCGCTCGCGGTACCTGGAAGTGCGGGAATTCCTCCAGTCCCGCATCCGCGCGGCCTCGATCGAATACTGGAACCGCGAGGAATTTCCGTTTGGCCTGCTGGCAGAGATGGGAAAGTTCGGGCTCGGCGGGCTGCAGACAGACGGAACGTCGGCACTCTTCAAGGGCCTGATGTATGTGGAAGTTGCCCGTGCCGATGTGTCCTTGTCCGCCCTGGTAGGGATCCACAACGAGCTGATCGTAGGAATGATCGACGAGCTCGGTTCGGAAGCGCAGAAGCAGCGCTGGCTTCCCGGGCTGAAAGCCTTTACGCAGCTGGGGGCCTTCGCGCTGACGGAGCCGGATCACGGTTCGGACATTGCCGGCGGCCTCGAAACGTCAGCCCGGCTGGAGCGCGGTGAATGGGTGATCAACGGCGCCAAACGCTGGATCGGCGCCGGGACTATTGCTGACTTTGCGCTGGTGTGGGCACGGGACGAGGCGGACCGGCAGATCAAGGGCTTCATTGTGGAGACGGACCGTCCCGGCTACTCCGCCACGAAGATTTCCAACAAGATCGGCCTGCGGATCATGCAGAACGCGGACATCGTTCTGGACGAAGTCCGGATCCCGGAATCCAACCTCCTGCCGGGCGCCACGGATTTTTCGAAGGCCAACGACCTGTTGCGGGATTCGCGGGCCTGGGTGGGCTGGCAATGTGCCGGGATCCAGCTGGCCGCGTTCGACGTCGCCCGGGCGTATGCCCTGGAAAGAAAGCAGTTCGGCAAGGAACTGGCGCGCTTCCAGCTGATACAGCAGCAACTGGCCGAAATCCTGGGCAACGCCAGTGCCTCCCTGGCGCTGATGGCGCAGCTGGCCCGGATCCAGCAGGACGGCAAGCTGGAAATGGTGCAGGCGGCCATGGCCAAGTCCACTACCACCCGGCTGGCGCGGGCTTCCGTGGCGATGGGCAGGTCGCTGATGGGCGGAAACGGCATCAGCAGCGACTACGAGATGGGCAAGCTCTTTGGCGACGCGGAAATTCTCTACACCTACGAGGGCAGCTACGAGATCAACTCGCTGATCGTGGCGCGTGCCGTGACGGGGAAGTCCGCGTTCGTCTGA
- a CDS encoding dihydrofolate reductase family protein, with amino-acid sequence MRKIILMASVSVDGYFEGLDRDISWHLVDEELHQHFNDECKGLGGFLDGRLTYELMADYWPTADQDPNSPAVEVEFARIWRDMPKFVFSRTLTDADWNTTVMHDVVPEEIAELKAQPGGDLAVSGANLAATFMRLGLIDEYRIYVHPVVLGQGNGRPLFESPDVRLNLKLLGTHTFGNGVALLHYERGQD; translated from the coding sequence ATGCGGAAGATCATTCTGATGGCGTCAGTGTCGGTGGACGGGTACTTCGAAGGGCTGGACCGTGACATCAGCTGGCACCTGGTGGACGAGGAACTGCACCAACACTTCAACGATGAGTGCAAGGGGCTGGGAGGGTTCCTGGACGGAAGGCTCACCTACGAGTTGATGGCCGACTACTGGCCCACGGCGGACCAGGATCCAAACAGCCCGGCGGTCGAGGTCGAGTTCGCAAGGATCTGGCGCGACATGCCAAAGTTCGTCTTCTCCCGGACCCTCACCGACGCCGACTGGAACACCACGGTGATGCACGACGTCGTGCCTGAAGAAATCGCGGAACTGAAGGCGCAGCCCGGCGGCGACCTTGCAGTCAGCGGCGCCAATCTGGCCGCAACGTTCATGCGGCTCGGCCTGATCGACGAATACCGGATCTACGTGCACCCCGTGGTCCTCGGCCAAGGCAACGGCCGGCCGCTGTTCGAGTCACCGGACGTCCGGCTGAACCTGAAGCTGTTAGGCACGCACACGTTCGGCAACGGAGTAGCTCTCCTCCACTATGAGCGTGGCCAGGACTAG
- a CDS encoding cytochrome c oxidase subunit 4 has protein sequence MKIESWIFGGLAMFFVPVGVVYGFVTGWTEPVGFLALWLVGGLAGLIGGYLGYTGRRVGMRPEDRHDAEIHEGAGEQGQFSPWSWWPIAVGISAATGFLGLAIGFWIVYIGAGFALVALIGWVFEYSRGDHAH, from the coding sequence ATGAAGATCGAATCATGGATTTTCGGAGGCCTGGCCATGTTCTTCGTACCCGTGGGCGTGGTTTATGGCTTTGTCACAGGCTGGACCGAGCCAGTGGGCTTCCTGGCCTTGTGGCTGGTCGGAGGCCTGGCCGGACTGATCGGGGGCTACCTCGGCTACACCGGCCGGCGGGTAGGGATGCGTCCAGAGGACCGCCATGACGCGGAGATCCACGAAGGCGCAGGCGAGCAGGGTCAGTTCAGCCCCTGGAGCTGGTGGCCGATTGCCGTGGGCATCTCCGCGGCAACCGGGTTCCTGGGCCTGGCTATTGGATTTTGGATCGTCTACATCGGTGCAGGATTTGCGCTGGTGGCGTTGATTGGCTGGGTTTTCGAGTACAGCCGCGGGGATCACGCCCACTAG
- a CDS encoding TetR/AcrR family transcriptional regulator, which yields MTQQAEATRRIPLNRDRVLTAAVVLADAAGIESLSMRRLAQELGVVPMALYKHVANKEELLDGMVDVLVAEIDPPASDAGWKNAVRLRVLSARKSLLRHPWARQVLESRTTRTPAVLGYMDSFIGMFLAGGFSVDLTHHVMHALGSRMWGFTQELFDDSANAVPADLAPETQAAMLHEMAQRYPNILQVALAANHDDGSVVSQGCDDQFEFEFALDLLLDGFERFHRQGWTSGQAKLER from the coding sequence ATGACTCAGCAGGCGGAAGCCACGCGCCGGATCCCGCTGAACCGGGACCGCGTCCTGACTGCCGCCGTCGTACTGGCCGATGCAGCGGGTATCGAGTCACTCAGCATGAGAAGGCTGGCGCAGGAGCTTGGCGTGGTGCCGATGGCGCTGTACAAGCACGTCGCCAACAAGGAGGAACTCCTTGACGGCATGGTGGACGTGCTTGTTGCCGAAATCGATCCTCCCGCCAGCGACGCCGGCTGGAAGAACGCGGTGCGGCTGAGGGTCCTGTCGGCGAGAAAGTCCTTGCTGCGGCATCCATGGGCCCGCCAGGTGCTTGAATCCCGCACCACCAGGACGCCGGCGGTCCTTGGCTACATGGATTCGTTCATCGGCATGTTCCTGGCCGGCGGTTTTTCCGTCGACCTCACCCATCACGTGATGCATGCACTCGGCAGCCGCATGTGGGGGTTTACCCAGGAGTTGTTCGACGATTCAGCCAACGCGGTGCCGGCCGATCTGGCCCCTGAAACGCAGGCGGCCATGCTCCACGAGATGGCGCAGCGGTATCCGAACATCTTGCAGGTGGCCCTGGCCGCGAATCACGACGACGGGTCGGTGGTTTCGCAGGGCTGCGACGACCAGTTCGAGTTCGAGTTCGCGCTTGACCTCCTCCTGGACGGGTTCGAGCGCTTCCACCGGCAGGGCTGGACGTCGGGGCAGGCGAAGCTGGAGCGATAG
- a CDS encoding helix-turn-helix transcriptional regulator yields MWADRAERARQEIAAMAATGMGVAELHAAALAVVHETVPFQQACWAGVDPATLIMTSITNWPPWPTPDEYGVRFAETEYAGTEPNPFAQLTRRPMPAARLSDVAHRDVVRSVRLNDLLRPQGLEHELRAVFRTDDVCWAVGGLFRESGPDFTDREVDFLSSIAAALAAATRVAVRVERPALRGPDGPVIVLVGPRGEVRAATPAAATWLAALEDQAPGRFGMTLYSVVGAAKAAASGTARMRMRDVGDHWVVLQASRLITGDDPGQMVVTVEPATTHEMVTFLLAAYGATPRERDVCLEVVAGSATTEIAEHLYISPHTVHDHLKSLFEKVGVGSRGELVARLLT; encoded by the coding sequence ATGTGGGCAGATCGCGCAGAGCGGGCCCGGCAGGAGATCGCCGCTATGGCGGCCACCGGCATGGGCGTGGCTGAGCTGCACGCCGCAGCGCTCGCCGTCGTGCATGAAACCGTACCTTTTCAGCAGGCCTGCTGGGCCGGCGTCGACCCCGCAACCCTGATCATGACCTCGATCACCAACTGGCCGCCCTGGCCGACGCCCGACGAATACGGCGTGCGCTTCGCCGAGACTGAATACGCCGGCACGGAGCCGAACCCCTTCGCGCAGCTGACCCGTCGGCCGATGCCGGCCGCCCGGCTGTCCGATGTAGCGCACCGCGACGTGGTCAGGAGCGTGCGGCTCAACGACCTGCTCCGCCCGCAGGGGCTGGAGCACGAACTGCGTGCGGTATTCCGGACCGATGACGTGTGCTGGGCCGTGGGCGGGCTGTTCCGTGAGTCGGGTCCGGACTTCACTGACCGGGAAGTGGATTTCCTGAGTTCCATCGCAGCGGCCTTGGCCGCCGCCACCCGGGTCGCGGTGCGCGTGGAACGGCCCGCGTTGCGCGGGCCGGACGGTCCCGTGATCGTCCTGGTGGGACCGCGCGGCGAGGTGCGTGCCGCCACGCCGGCCGCCGCCACCTGGCTGGCGGCGCTGGAGGACCAGGCACCCGGCCGTTTCGGCATGACCCTGTATTCCGTGGTGGGCGCCGCAAAGGCCGCTGCCTCCGGGACGGCCCGCATGAGGATGCGCGACGTAGGGGACCACTGGGTGGTGCTGCAGGCCAGCCGGCTCATCACCGGAGACGACCCCGGCCAGATGGTGGTCACGGTGGAACCGGCCACCACGCACGAAATGGTCACCTTCCTGCTCGCCGCATACGGCGCCACGCCCCGGGAACGGGACGTCTGCCTTGAGGTGGTCGCCGGCTCGGCGACGACGGAAATCGCCGAGCACCTGTACATCTCGCCGCACACGGTGCACGACCACCTGAAATCCCTCTTTGAAAAGGTGGGAGTGGGGAGCCGCGGCGAACTGGTGGCCAGGCTGCTCACCTGA
- a CDS encoding DUF1304 domain-containing protein, whose amino-acid sequence MNAVAQLFALLEALIYIAVFPLEAFFLRRPAVQKFLSTPAENVPAVMMWAIPVGFRNLLIALGVIAGLVALNTGSEVVGRTLVTYCCAYMVLGGATMALADALGHYPTKGDSIPGTLAATVPALIALVASAF is encoded by the coding sequence ATGAACGCAGTTGCCCAGCTGTTCGCCCTGCTCGAGGCCCTGATCTATATCGCGGTGTTTCCCCTTGAGGCCTTCTTCCTGCGCCGCCCCGCAGTGCAGAAGTTCCTGAGCACCCCGGCCGAAAACGTCCCGGCGGTCATGATGTGGGCTATTCCCGTGGGCTTCCGGAACCTCCTCATTGCCCTGGGGGTCATTGCGGGACTAGTGGCCCTCAATACCGGGAGCGAGGTGGTTGGCCGGACGCTGGTCACCTACTGCTGCGCCTACATGGTCCTGGGCGGGGCCACCATGGCACTGGCCGATGCCTTGGGGCACTACCCGACGAAGGGGGACAGCATTCCCGGAACGCTCGCGGCTACCGTGCCCGCCCTGATTGCGCTGGTCGCCTCGGCGTTCTGA
- a CDS encoding alpha/beta fold hydrolase — MDGYAELRAFRATHTYRSLTVGGVEWNYVPGQAPPGARGAGPALLVLGGGFSFGESAFRTITAFEPRFRVLAPSYPAVRTMAELLTGLAAILDAEGIPSANVFGHSLGAGVAHAFARRYPQRVDRLVLSGFGLYTRGHTRLVSAFVRLFSVLPKAALAAFYRPRIARLLEGAEEDERAFLSAYTEDLFAAHTKESALARLAVLLDLAAHPDLYSAASAFERPADVLLIAASDDRGFTPREREALLATYPGARAHVFGRGGHWAAVTHPTEYDAVVGRFLEGRPPPPGRSERAPAQPPRRAPRRGGEERLNASALDAKLAAFRAGHRYRTVDVGGVRWRYLAGGSGEQVLLLPSGGTRVPDMYLLLIEALERDFRVLAPAYPAGAGIAGLADGLAAILDAEGVKEADVLGSSFGGFVAQVFARRHPERVRRLVLANTGGPAAAPLPGLPLLIRCLAVLPEDAVRFLTGWNWRRWFVTGANGDSKFWDALLGDILSRLGKADLLSALREMNDFAHLPAEAVQGVPAAATPPAPVLLIESERDEAFSPRARAALRALYPAAEVRLFAGAGHGVMATRTAEYVETVREFLRMP, encoded by the coding sequence ATGGACGGCTATGCCGAGCTACGGGCCTTCCGGGCCACGCACACGTACCGCTCGCTGACTGTCGGCGGCGTCGAATGGAACTACGTCCCGGGGCAGGCACCCCCGGGCGCGAGGGGCGCCGGGCCGGCACTCCTTGTCCTGGGCGGCGGGTTCTCGTTCGGCGAGTCCGCGTTCCGCACGATCACCGCCTTCGAACCCCGCTTCCGGGTCCTCGCCCCCTCGTACCCCGCGGTGCGGACAATGGCAGAACTCCTGACCGGGCTCGCAGCCATTCTCGACGCCGAGGGTATCCCGTCCGCGAACGTTTTCGGTCACTCCCTTGGTGCCGGCGTCGCCCACGCCTTTGCCCGCCGTTATCCGCAGCGGGTGGACAGGCTCGTCCTTTCCGGGTTCGGCCTCTACACCCGCGGTCACACACGTCTGGTGAGCGCCTTTGTCCGTCTGTTCTCAGTGTTGCCCAAGGCCGCCCTCGCCGCTTTTTACCGTCCCAGGATTGCTCGGCTTCTCGAAGGGGCCGAAGAGGACGAGCGTGCTTTCCTCAGCGCCTACACGGAAGACCTCTTCGCAGCACACACCAAGGAATCGGCCCTGGCACGGCTGGCAGTGCTCCTTGACCTGGCGGCGCATCCGGACCTTTATTCCGCAGCATCGGCCTTCGAGCGACCGGCGGACGTGCTGCTGATTGCTGCGTCTGACGACCGCGGGTTCACACCGCGCGAACGCGAAGCCTTGCTGGCCACCTATCCCGGCGCCAGGGCCCACGTTTTCGGGCGAGGCGGCCACTGGGCGGCGGTCACCCACCCGACAGAGTACGATGCCGTCGTCGGCCGCTTCCTCGAAGGCCGTCCGCCGCCCCCGGGGAGGAGCGAACGCGCTCCCGCGCAGCCGCCCCGCCGCGCGCCCCGCCGCGGCGGGGAAGAACGGCTTAACGCTTCGGCCCTGGACGCCAAACTAGCCGCTTTCCGTGCCGGTCACCGGTACCGTACCGTCGACGTCGGCGGCGTGCGCTGGCGCTACCTCGCCGGCGGTTCGGGCGAGCAGGTGTTGCTCCTCCCCTCCGGCGGGACCCGGGTGCCGGACATGTATCTGCTGCTGATCGAAGCGCTGGAACGGGACTTCCGTGTCCTTGCGCCGGCTTATCCCGCCGGCGCCGGAATCGCCGGGCTTGCGGACGGACTGGCCGCGATCCTCGACGCCGAGGGGGTCAAAGAGGCGGATGTGCTGGGTTCGTCGTTCGGCGGGTTCGTGGCGCAGGTCTTTGCCCGCCGGCATCCCGAACGCGTGCGCCGACTCGTGCTGGCGAACACCGGGGGCCCGGCCGCGGCCCCGCTCCCGGGGCTGCCGCTCCTTATCCGCTGCCTCGCCGTCCTTCCGGAAGACGCTGTGCGTTTCTTGACCGGCTGGAATTGGCGCCGCTGGTTTGTAACGGGCGCGAACGGCGACTCGAAGTTCTGGGACGCACTGCTGGGGGACATTCTCAGCCGGCTGGGCAAGGCGGATCTGCTGTCCGCATTGCGCGAAATGAACGACTTCGCGCATCTGCCGGCCGAAGCGGTGCAGGGGGTGCCCGCCGCCGCCACACCGCCGGCACCGGTGCTGCTGATCGAATCCGAGCGGGACGAAGCATTCTCACCCCGGGCGCGGGCGGCTCTCCGCGCGCTCTATCCAGCGGCTGAGGTCCGGCTTTTCGCGGGTGCGGGCCACGGGGTAATGGCAACGCGGACGGCGGAGTATGTCGAGACAGTACGGGAATTCCTCCGCATGCCCTGA
- a CDS encoding helix-turn-helix transcriptional regulator, which translates to MTHSDDVRKFLTSRRARITPDEAGLPVYGGNRRVSGLRREEVAMLAGMSIDYYIRLERGNLSGASDSVLEALARALKLDDAETAHLFDLARAATAAPRVRRKRSPQTVRPSVQRVIDAITAAPAWVRNDRGDVLAANELGSALYLDLMAEKTAPPNSARFTFLNPKARDFFADWERAADDIVAVLRSTAGKNPYDKDLTDLIGELSTRSEEFRTRWARHDVKYHRAGRKRLHHPVVGDLDLSFEAFELPADPGLRINVYTADPGTPSEDALKVLASWAATQRNTAKAAVKENK; encoded by the coding sequence ATGACACACAGTGACGACGTGCGGAAGTTCCTGACCTCCCGCCGCGCAAGGATTACGCCAGATGAGGCCGGGCTGCCCGTCTACGGTGGCAACCGGCGCGTTAGTGGCCTGCGCCGCGAGGAAGTCGCCATGCTCGCCGGGATGAGCATCGATTACTACATCCGCCTTGAGCGAGGCAACCTTTCCGGCGCCTCAGACAGCGTCCTCGAAGCGCTCGCGCGCGCTCTTAAGCTCGACGATGCCGAAACGGCCCACCTGTTTGACCTTGCCCGCGCCGCCACGGCCGCTCCCCGTGTACGGCGCAAGCGTAGCCCGCAGACAGTACGGCCGAGCGTGCAACGCGTCATTGATGCAATCACGGCCGCACCGGCTTGGGTCCGCAACGACCGCGGGGATGTCCTCGCCGCCAACGAGCTGGGCTCTGCGCTCTATCTGGACCTGATGGCCGAAAAGACCGCCCCGCCGAACAGCGCACGGTTCACCTTCCTGAACCCGAAGGCGCGGGACTTCTTCGCCGATTGGGAACGCGCGGCAGATGACATCGTCGCTGTCCTGCGGTCCACCGCCGGGAAAAACCCTTACGACAAGGACCTCACGGACCTGATCGGTGAACTCTCAACCCGAAGCGAGGAGTTCCGCACCCGCTGGGCACGGCACGACGTGAAGTACCACCGCGCCGGCCGGAAGCGGCTCCACCACCCGGTCGTGGGGGATCTTGACTTGAGTTTCGAAGCATTTGAACTGCCCGCAGACCCGGGACTGCGCATCAACGTCTACACAGCAGACCCAGGGACACCCTCCGAGGACGCGCTCAAAGTCCTCGCCAGCTGGGCCGCCACCCAGCGGAACACCGCAAAGGCCGCCGTGAAGGAGAATAAATGA